DNA sequence from the Arthrobacter crystallopoietes genome:
TTGCCCACCGGTATGGGGCCCGGGTAGTGGTGGATGCGGCCCAGCTCGCCCCGCACCGGCGCCTCGACATTGCCCGGGACAACATTGACTACGTAGTCCTCTCCGGGCACAAGCTCTATGCCCCGTTCGGCGCGGGAGCGATCATCGGGCGGGCCGACTGGCTCGATTCCGGCACACCGCATCTGGCTGGCGGCGGCGCGGTGAAACAGGTCCGGCTGGACGGCGTGGTCTGGACTACGGGGCCGGCCCGGCATGAGGCTGGCTCGCCCAATGTGCTCGGTGCGGCCACCCTGGCCCGGGCCGCCGAGCACATCGCGCAACTGGATGAGGAAGCGTGGCAGCAGCATGAGTCCGTGCTGCGTGGGTATCTCATCGAGCGGCTGGAGGCGGTGGACTCGGTCACCGTGCACCGGATTTTCAGCGGCGAGGCCACCCCGCTGGATGCCATCGGCGTCGTTAATTTCTCGGTGGCTGGATACGACGCGGGCCTCGTCGCCGCGTATCTCTCGGCAGAACACGGCGTCGGCGTGCGGGACGGCAAGTTCTGCGCCCATCCCTTGCTCAACCGCCTCGGGCTGCCGTCCGGTGCGCTGCGTGCCAGCTTCGGGCTGGGGTCCCGCTTGGAAGACGCGGCCCGGCTCGCGGACGGAGTGGCAGCGCTGGTCCGCGACGGCCTGCGCCACGACTATGTCGTCGAGAGCGGACGCTGGGTGCCAGCGGTGGAAACACGGGCCTTCCCCGAGTGGGCACCGGCGACGCCGGGAACCGCCGGGGCGGCGCCGTGCTCCTTGGGCTAGGAACGTATCCCTGCACGCCGGATGGAGCATGATCTAATTGACCCGTCGTTTGCGAAGCCGCCTGTGCAGTGGGCACGGGCGGCTGGCGGCGTCAATGACAGGTCAAGGAGAGGCCCCAGCCAGAGGGCAGAGGGTGCACGAGGAGTGTGGCAGTGGTTCGCGGCGGACCCCGGATGGACGACGAACGGCGCCGGGAGTTCGGCAGCAGCTTCCAGCAGGGTGGCGCGCATTATGACCGGGTCCGTCCCGGCTACCCCGATGACGCCGTCGATTGGCTGGTGCCGCCGTCGGCACGGGACGCCGCGGATGTAGGCGCCGGTACCGGAAAATATACGGCGGCGCTGCTGGCCCGCGGGCTGCGGGTGACCGCCGTGGATCCGTCGGCCGACATGCTGGAGCAACTGGCAATCAACTACCCCGCAGCCCGGATCGTACTGGGGACGGCCGAACATACCGGCATCGACAATGACGCCGTCGATCTGGTGACCGTGGCACAGGCCTGGCACTGGGTGGATCAGGCGGCGGCGAGCGCGGAGGCTGCCCGGATCCTGAGGCCCGGAGGAACGCTGGGCTTGATCTGGAACCAGCTCGATGTCTCCATTCCCTGGGTCCACCGGCTCTCGAGGATCATGCATGCCGGTGACGTTTACAGGCCGGACTTCCGCCCCTTCATCGGTCCTGAATTTATCCGGCATGAGGGCCACGAAACCCATTGGGCCGATCCACTGACGCCCGCCGACTTGCTGGAACTGGTCAAGTCGCGCAGCTACTACCTGCGGGCGAGCGAACAGACGCGCACAAAAGTCCTGGCCAATCTGGACTGGTACCTGCATGAACATCTGGGCCATGACCGGGAAGAGGTCATCCAGCTCCCCTACCTGACCCTGACTTGGCGCGCGATGAAGGCGCACCGCTAAGTTCGAGGTCTTCTGCAGAAATTTTTTGCCGCGCCCTATTATTCCGGCGCCCCTTTGAGATAAATTTAGGCATGCCGAAAAAACTGGGGTCCATGCTGGCCGTCATCTTAATGAGCATGCTGACGGCCTGCGGTCCTGTGGGCAACGGTTCGGCTGCCGCCCCGAAGCCGTCCGACGAGCGCCCCATGGTGCTGACCACGTTCACGGTGCTTGCAGATCTGGTGCGTCAAGTGGCCGGTGAGCATGTGCGGGTGGAATCAATCACCAAGGTGGGCGCGGAGATCCACGGCTACCAGCCCACTCCTTCGGATCTGGTCGGCGCCCAGGATGCGGACCTGATTCTCGACAACGGGCTGGGCCTGGAGCGTTGGTTCGCCCGGTTTGTGACGGCGGTACCGGCCCCGCATGCAGTCCTGTCGGAAGGAATCGACCCCGTGGATATCCGCTCCGGGAACTACGAGGGCAAGCCCAATCCGCATGCCTGGATGTCGCCGGAGGCCGCCAAGGTCTATGTCGACAACACCGTCGTCGCCCTGAGCGAGCTGGATCCGGCGCATGCCGCGGACTTCCATGCCAACGGCGAACACTACAAGGACCAACTGGACGGTGTCATGCAGGAACTGAAGGACGCCTTCCAGGACAGCGACGCCGTTGCCGCCCTGGTGACCTGCGAGGGCGCTTTCTCCTATCTAGCGAGGGACGCCGGTCTGAAGGAAGCTTTCCTGTGGCCGGTGAACTCCGACGCCGAAGGTACCCCCCGGCAGATCAAAGACACCATCGCCTTTGTGCAGCAGAACCAGGTTCCGGCTGTGTTCTGCGAATCCACGGTAAATCCCGGCGCGATGGAACAGGTTGCCGCCGCGACCGGCGCCGAACTCGTCACCCCGCTCTACGTCGATTCGCTGTCCGGTCCCGACGGCCCGGTACCGAGCCATCTGGACCTTATCCGGCACGACATCGCCCTGATCAAAGAAGGACTCGCCTCATGAGTGTGCATGAACTTCCCACCGGCGCTGAGGCCATAACCGTGAGGTCGCTGCACGTGGCGTACAACGAGGTCATAGCCCTCGACGGCGTCACGCTGACCGTCCGGCCGCAGACTATTTGCGGGCTGATCGGCGTCAATGGGTCCGGCAAGTCCACGCTGTTCAAGTCCCTCATGGGCCTGGTCCAGCCGACCAACGGCAACGTACGGCTTTTCGGCGTCGAGCCCAAGGACGCACGGAAGCTCAACGTCGTCTCCTACGTTCCGCAGTCCGAGGATGTGGACTGGACGTTTCCCGTGTCCGTCCGCGACGTCGTCATGATGGGCCGCTATGGCCGGCTGGGACCGGCCCGCCGCGCGCACCGTGCCGATCGGGAGGCCGTGGCGGCAGCACTGGAACGCGTGGGACTGTCGGAGCTCCAGCACCGGCAGATCGGCGAGCTCTCGGGTGGTCAGCGGAAGCGGGCCTTCGTGGCGCGGGGAATCGCCCAAGATGCCGGGCTGCTGTTGCTCGATGAGCCGTTCGCCGGAGTGGACAAGGGCTCCGAGGGGGCCCTGATCAGCCTGTTCAAGGAACTGCGGAACGAAGGCCGGACCGTGCTGGTCTCGACCCATGACCTGGCCGGCATCCCCCAGCTCTGCGACGAAGCCATCCTGCTCCACCAGCGGGTGCTTGCGCATGGCAAACCCGAAGCGGTCCTGACCAACGAGAACCTCGCACGGGCCTTCGGTACAGCCCTGGCCACCGCCCAGGAAGGAGCGCATCATGGACGTCATTAATTGGGTGCTGGAGCCGCTGCAGTACGGCTTCTTGACCCGCGCGCTGCTGGTGACGCTGGCGGCGGCCGTGGTCTCAGCCGTACTGTCCTGCTGGCTGATCCTGATGGGC
Encoded proteins:
- a CDS encoding aminotransferase class V-fold PLP-dependent enzyme, giving the protein MSTTVIDSALSPELLAAEQPFQEVTGAELAAPLLDGGAIRYANLDYAASAPALASVTAYLEQLLPYYASVHRGAGYASQVSTSVYEHSRNVLRSFVGGRTDDLVIFTRNTTDSLNLLAGCIPAGGEVLYLDIEHHANLLPWQAVPHRSVVARPSIAATLEAIEAELAGGQVALVAITGASNVTGEIFPIAETARLAHRYGARVVVDAAQLAPHRRLDIARDNIDYVVLSGHKLYAPFGAGAIIGRADWLDSGTPHLAGGGAVKQVRLDGVVWTTGPARHEAGSPNVLGAATLARAAEHIAQLDEEAWQQHESVLRGYLIERLEAVDSVTVHRIFSGEATPLDAIGVVNFSVAGYDAGLVAAYLSAEHGVGVRDGKFCAHPLLNRLGLPSGALRASFGLGSRLEDAARLADGVAALVRDGLRHDYVVESGRWVPAVETRAFPEWAPATPGTAGAAPCSLG
- a CDS encoding class I SAM-dependent methyltransferase, which translates into the protein MVRGGPRMDDERRREFGSSFQQGGAHYDRVRPGYPDDAVDWLVPPSARDAADVGAGTGKYTAALLARGLRVTAVDPSADMLEQLAINYPAARIVLGTAEHTGIDNDAVDLVTVAQAWHWVDQAAASAEAARILRPGGTLGLIWNQLDVSIPWVHRLSRIMHAGDVYRPDFRPFIGPEFIRHEGHETHWADPLTPADLLELVKSRSYYLRASEQTRTKVLANLDWYLHEHLGHDREEVIQLPYLTLTWRAMKAHR
- a CDS encoding metal ABC transporter substrate-binding protein, yielding MPKKLGSMLAVILMSMLTACGPVGNGSAAAPKPSDERPMVLTTFTVLADLVRQVAGEHVRVESITKVGAEIHGYQPTPSDLVGAQDADLILDNGLGLERWFARFVTAVPAPHAVLSEGIDPVDIRSGNYEGKPNPHAWMSPEAAKVYVDNTVVALSELDPAHAADFHANGEHYKDQLDGVMQELKDAFQDSDAVAALVTCEGAFSYLARDAGLKEAFLWPVNSDAEGTPRQIKDTIAFVQQNQVPAVFCESTVNPGAMEQVAAATGAELVTPLYVDSLSGPDGPVPSHLDLIRHDIALIKEGLAS
- a CDS encoding metal ABC transporter ATP-binding protein, producing the protein MSVHELPTGAEAITVRSLHVAYNEVIALDGVTLTVRPQTICGLIGVNGSGKSTLFKSLMGLVQPTNGNVRLFGVEPKDARKLNVVSYVPQSEDVDWTFPVSVRDVVMMGRYGRLGPARRAHRADREAVAAALERVGLSELQHRQIGELSGGQRKRAFVARGIAQDAGLLLLDEPFAGVDKGSEGALISLFKELRNEGRTVLVSTHDLAGIPQLCDEAILLHQRVLAHGKPEAVLTNENLARAFGTALATAQEGAHHGRH